The Salinispora tropica CNB-440 genome has a window encoding:
- a CDS encoding ABC transporter ATP-binding protein: MSAPAVPKKNQPGEEPTPQRLPSGGQRGSGPSWPGPGMPAERSMSFGPSARRLLGRLRPHRLPLIGVVALAVLGVGLNVIGPRVLGHATDLIFAGVLGRQLEPGTTTEAAAAAARAAGNDSFADIITRMGVVPGTGIDSAALARVLLLALALYVAASLLIWAQGWLLTGMVQRTVHRLREDVAAKLNRLPLPYFDRQPRGELLSRVTNDIDNISISLQQTLSQLLTGLLTVVGVLAMMFWISPVLALIALVAVPLSVLVTQQIAKRSQPRFVAQWTHTAELNGQIEEAFTGHELVKAFGRQRAVQTSFAAKNEELFQASFGAQFISGIIMPAMMFIGNLSYVAIAVVGGLRVASGTMTLGDVQAFIQYSRQFTQPLTQLAAMMNLLQSGVASAERVFAVLDAEEQTPEPAVPARLTAPRGRVAFEHVSFRYTPDKPLIENLSLTAEPGQTVAIVGPTGAGKTTLVNLVLRFYELNAGRITLDGVDITGLRRDDLRGRIGMVLQDTWLFTGTIRENIAYGRPDATEEEILAAARATFVDRFVRSLPDGYDTVIDEEGSNISAGERQLITIARAFLAEPSLLILDEATSSVDTRTEVLLQRAMAALRSDRTSFVIAHRLSTIRDADLILMMVDGRIVEQGSHDELLAADGPYAGLHRSQFTQGRPTESEPVPAP; encoded by the coding sequence ATGAGCGCTCCAGCCGTACCGAAGAAGAACCAACCCGGCGAGGAGCCCACGCCTCAGCGGCTACCGTCCGGCGGCCAACGCGGCAGCGGGCCGTCCTGGCCGGGGCCCGGTATGCCGGCCGAACGGTCGATGTCCTTCGGGCCGTCGGCTCGGCGCCTCCTCGGCCGGCTACGCCCGCACCGCCTCCCACTGATCGGGGTAGTCGCCCTGGCGGTGCTCGGTGTCGGCCTGAACGTCATCGGCCCGAGAGTGCTCGGCCACGCCACCGACCTGATCTTCGCCGGGGTGTTGGGGAGACAGCTCGAACCCGGCACGACGACGGAGGCCGCCGCCGCGGCGGCCCGCGCGGCGGGCAACGACAGCTTCGCCGACATCATCACCCGGATGGGCGTGGTTCCCGGCACCGGAATCGACTCCGCCGCGTTGGCCCGGGTGCTGCTGCTGGCGCTCGCCCTCTATGTCGCGGCGTCCCTGCTCATCTGGGCGCAGGGTTGGCTGCTCACCGGGATGGTGCAGCGGACCGTGCACCGGCTACGGGAAGACGTGGCGGCCAAGCTGAACCGGCTGCCCCTGCCCTACTTCGACCGACAGCCCCGGGGCGAGTTGCTCAGCCGGGTCACCAACGACATCGATAACATCTCGATCAGCCTGCAGCAGACCCTGAGCCAACTGCTCACCGGGCTGCTCACCGTGGTCGGGGTGCTCGCCATGATGTTCTGGATCTCGCCGGTCTTGGCCCTGATCGCACTGGTGGCGGTACCCCTGTCGGTCCTCGTCACCCAGCAGATCGCGAAGCGGTCCCAGCCGAGGTTCGTCGCCCAGTGGACGCACACCGCTGAGCTCAACGGCCAGATCGAGGAGGCCTTCACCGGCCACGAGTTGGTCAAGGCTTTCGGCCGACAGCGGGCCGTGCAAACCTCCTTCGCGGCCAAGAACGAGGAGCTGTTCCAGGCCAGCTTCGGGGCGCAGTTCATCTCCGGAATCATCATGCCGGCGATGATGTTCATCGGGAACCTGAGCTACGTGGCGATCGCCGTGGTCGGCGGGCTCCGGGTCGCATCGGGCACGATGACCCTCGGCGACGTGCAGGCCTTCATCCAGTACTCCCGCCAGTTCACCCAGCCGCTCACCCAGCTCGCCGCGATGATGAACCTGCTCCAGTCCGGGGTCGCCTCCGCCGAGCGGGTCTTCGCGGTGCTCGACGCCGAGGAGCAGACTCCGGAACCGGCCGTCCCGGCCCGACTTACCGCACCCCGCGGACGGGTCGCGTTCGAGCACGTCTCCTTCCGGTACACCCCGGACAAGCCGTTGATCGAGAACCTGTCGCTGACCGCCGAACCCGGCCAGACGGTGGCGATCGTCGGGCCGACCGGGGCCGGCAAGACCACGCTGGTCAACCTGGTGCTGCGCTTCTACGAGCTGAACGCCGGTCGGATCACCCTCGACGGAGTGGACATCACCGGGCTGCGCCGGGACGACCTGCGCGGCCGGATCGGCATGGTGCTCCAGGACACCTGGCTGTTCACCGGCACCATCCGAGAGAACATCGCCTACGGCCGACCCGACGCCACCGAGGAGGAGATCCTGGCGGCGGCCCGGGCGACCTTCGTGGACCGATTCGTACGCAGCCTGCCCGATGGCTACGACACCGTGATCGACGAGGAGGGGAGCAACATCAGCGCTGGCGAGCGGCAGCTCATCACCATCGCCCGCGCCTTCCTCGCCGAGCCGTCGCTGCTGATCCTCGACGAGGCCACCAGCTCCGTGGACACCCGGACCGAGGTGCTGCTCCAACGGGCGATGGCGGCACTGCGATCCGACCGCACCAGCTTCGTGATCGCACATCGCCTCTCCACCATCCGCGACGCCGACCTGATCCTGATGATGGTGGACGGACGCATCGTCGAACAGGGCAGCCACGACGAACTGCTCGCGGCCGACGGCCCGTACGCCGGCCTGCACCGATCCCAGTTCACGCAGGGCCGACCGACCGAGTCCGAGCCGGTCCCGGCTCCGTAG
- a CDS encoding helix-turn-helix domain-containing protein: MVDQQIIPGERVERLRRAAGLSRERLAGLAGLSATTVKFIENGRRSLTLRAAQQLAPHLGVRDLGDLFGPQVSISLDGRPSHPAVDDVRRALTAWQVTITGEPESTDYLRGAIDAAWQTWHTSRHQRTEAGQLLPGLLEATQRATRLHRGADRRVSLALLAQAYHLAQAYLAWHGDRELCWLAVDHGMTAALDADDLLAVGQSIWYAAHLLRATGRGDDAVERLGEARALIEPHVADGGVEWAEMLADLHLCTALTKARMGDQGAWSDWDTARQVVERALPSGFVGLRTRVSRPLVDVYAVMCAVDLGDPDEARRRAHTLDPASIPSTERRGRHYVELARSADLEGAREATLHLLTRAEATSPETVRYSPAAQDMLGRLAREAPASVRAEAMDLAQRIGVVN, encoded by the coding sequence GTGGTTGACCAGCAGATCATTCCCGGGGAGCGGGTTGAACGGCTTCGTCGGGCAGCGGGGCTGTCCCGCGAACGCCTCGCTGGTCTCGCGGGTCTCAGCGCGACCACCGTGAAATTCATCGAGAACGGCCGGCGATCGCTGACCTTGCGGGCGGCGCAGCAACTTGCTCCGCACCTTGGCGTCCGTGACCTCGGCGATCTGTTTGGTCCTCAGGTTTCCATATCCCTGGATGGCCGGCCCAGCCATCCCGCCGTTGACGACGTCCGTCGGGCGCTTACCGCTTGGCAGGTCACTATTACTGGTGAGCCCGAGTCCACTGACTACCTGCGTGGCGCGATTGACGCTGCCTGGCAGACGTGGCACACCAGCCGCCACCAGCGTACCGAGGCCGGTCAGTTGCTACCGGGGCTACTGGAGGCGACTCAACGCGCCACCCGGTTGCACCGGGGAGCGGATCGACGTGTCTCCCTGGCGCTGCTCGCCCAGGCCTACCACCTCGCCCAGGCGTACCTGGCCTGGCATGGTGACCGCGAGCTGTGCTGGCTCGCGGTTGACCATGGTATGACCGCTGCCCTGGATGCCGACGACCTGCTGGCAGTTGGGCAGTCCATTTGGTATGCGGCACACCTGCTTCGCGCCACCGGTCGTGGAGACGATGCTGTGGAGCGGTTGGGTGAGGCACGTGCGCTGATCGAGCCGCATGTGGCGGACGGCGGTGTCGAGTGGGCGGAAATGCTTGCCGATCTGCATCTTTGCACCGCACTAACGAAGGCACGAATGGGCGATCAGGGGGCCTGGTCTGACTGGGACACCGCCCGTCAGGTCGTGGAACGGGCACTACCCAGTGGGTTCGTCGGGCTGCGCACTCGGGTGTCTCGTCCGCTGGTTGACGTCTACGCGGTGATGTGCGCCGTGGACCTGGGCGACCCGGACGAAGCCCGGCGTCGTGCCCACACCCTCGACCCGGCATCGATTCCGTCGACCGAACGCCGCGGGCGGCACTATGTGGAGTTGGCCAGATCAGCTGACCTGGAAGGGGCGCGTGAGGCGACGCTGCATCTGTTGACCAGGGCTGAGGCCACCAGCCCAGAGACTGTGCGGTACTCGCCGGCGGCACAGGACATGCTGGGGCGGCTGGCACGAGAAGCGCCGGCCTCGGTGCGGGCGGAAGCAATGGATCTTGCCCAACGCATAGGTGTGGTCAACTAG
- a CDS encoding DoxX family membrane protein: MVPLITLGAGTGLARLAGLAGVGALDGWHPALRVGLALMLTVTGLAHFSARRRSGLVALVPPRLPHPQFLVTLTGVLELLGAAALLAPATARWAAAGLAVLMLAMFPANVSGARRKLTLAGRPVTPLPARTAMQATFVAAAVAISLGS, from the coding sequence ATGGTTCCACTGATCACACTGGGGGCCGGCACCGGGTTGGCCCGGCTGGCCGGCCTGGCCGGGGTGGGCGCGCTCGACGGCTGGCACCCCGCCCTGCGGGTGGGACTCGCCCTGATGCTCACGGTCACCGGACTGGCGCACTTCAGCGCCCGGCGCCGGTCCGGCCTCGTCGCGCTGGTGCCACCACGGCTGCCCCACCCCCAGTTCCTGGTAACCCTCACCGGAGTGCTGGAGTTGCTCGGCGCGGCGGCGCTACTCGCTCCCGCCACCGCTCGGTGGGCCGCCGCCGGGCTGGCCGTCCTGATGCTCGCCATGTTCCCGGCGAACGTGTCGGGGGCACGGCGGAAGCTCACCCTGGCCGGCCGCCCAGTCACCCCGCTGCCCGCCCGTACCGCGATGCAGGCAACGTTCGTCGCCGCAGCGGTCGCGATTTCGCTTGGATCCTGA
- a CDS encoding MarR family winged helix-turn-helix transcriptional regulator: MDSAASTTAGSRRGPYSEAPSTSRTARALREVVRAASDTRGALARRLGIGLTDAAAIDHLAASPDPLGPVELGNRLGIRSASATALVNRLVRAGHVARTPHPQDRRRVALQVTDQGYDEVSAALQPMLTGIERAVARLTPEQATATAAFLHEVAEVMRTYGASAPEDSPAPAAQRRFSRARRADE; encoded by the coding sequence GTGGACAGCGCCGCGTCAACCACCGCCGGCTCGCGTCGCGGGCCGTACAGCGAAGCGCCATCAACCAGCCGAACCGCCCGGGCGTTGCGCGAGGTAGTCCGGGCGGCCAGCGACACCCGGGGAGCGCTGGCCCGCCGGCTCGGGATCGGGCTCACCGACGCCGCCGCTATCGACCACCTCGCCGCCAGCCCGGACCCGCTGGGCCCGGTGGAGTTGGGCAACCGACTCGGTATCCGGTCCGCCTCGGCCACCGCGCTGGTGAACCGCCTGGTCCGGGCCGGTCACGTGGCGCGCACGCCACATCCACAGGATCGCCGCCGGGTGGCGCTCCAGGTCACGGACCAGGGGTACGACGAGGTGTCGGCCGCGCTGCAGCCGATGCTGACCGGCATCGAACGAGCGGTCGCCCGACTCACCCCGGAGCAGGCGACCGCAACCGCCGCCTTCCTCCACGAGGTCGCCGAGGTCATGCGGACCTACGGAGCGAGCGCGCCGGAGGATTCGCCGGCACCCGCGGCCCAACGCCGGTTCAGCAGGGCTCGAAGAGCCGACGAATGA
- a CDS encoding gamma-glutamylcyclotransferase, with amino-acid sequence MRHYAAYGSNLDPARMRAYCPHSPMVGTGWLEGWRLTFAGEGVIGWEGAVSTVVESPGDRVFVAVYDIHPYDAAQLDEIEGVTSGTYQKLHLRVSALAGDVTAWIYVFDGYEGGLPTSWYLSEIANAAEKAGAPDDYVTGLRSRPTGTASA; translated from the coding sequence GTGCGTCATTACGCCGCCTACGGCTCAAACCTCGACCCTGCCCGGATGCGCGCCTACTGTCCGCATTCGCCGATGGTGGGCACCGGCTGGCTCGAAGGCTGGCGGCTCACCTTCGCCGGTGAAGGCGTGATCGGCTGGGAGGGCGCGGTCAGCACCGTGGTGGAGTCTCCCGGCGATCGCGTCTTCGTGGCGGTCTACGACATCCACCCGTACGACGCGGCGCAGCTCGACGAGATCGAGGGCGTGACCTCCGGCACCTACCAGAAACTCCACCTGCGGGTGTCGGCCCTGGCCGGCGACGTGACGGCGTGGATCTACGTCTTCGACGGTTACGAGGGCGGCCTGCCGACCTCGTGGTACCTCTCGGAGATCGCCAACGCCGCCGAGAAGGCGGGCGCGCCGGACGACTACGTCACAGGACTGCGCTCCCGCCCCACCGGCACCGCGTCGGCCTGA
- a CDS encoding TetR/AcrR family transcriptional regulator: MTGTRGYHHGDLRRVLLAAAAVAIEESGPAALSLRDLARRAGVSHAAPAHHFGDKPGLLTALAVEGFNLLAQDLSGVDGLLEMGVAYVDFAVRRRAHFEVMFRPDLYRADAPELVEARKRSRAFLRSAVVDLPSGPGAADSATRDTLAAWSIVHGFATLWNAGALPDEAGKDPREAARTVIRRLFEPC; the protein is encoded by the coding sequence ATGACCGGCACACGTGGCTACCATCACGGCGATCTCCGGCGGGTCCTGCTCGCCGCCGCCGCGGTGGCGATCGAGGAGTCCGGGCCCGCCGCACTGAGCCTGCGCGACCTCGCCCGCCGAGCGGGTGTCTCGCACGCGGCGCCCGCCCATCACTTCGGCGACAAGCCAGGGTTGCTCACCGCGCTCGCGGTCGAGGGCTTCAACCTGCTCGCCCAGGACCTGAGTGGAGTCGACGGCCTGTTGGAGATGGGGGTGGCCTACGTGGACTTCGCCGTCCGGCGTCGGGCGCACTTCGAGGTGATGTTCCGCCCCGACCTCTACCGCGCCGACGCGCCGGAGCTGGTGGAGGCCCGAAAGCGGTCGAGAGCCTTCCTGCGCTCGGCGGTGGTCGACCTGCCGTCGGGGCCCGGTGCGGCAGACTCCGCCACCCGGGACACCCTCGCCGCCTGGTCCATCGTGCACGGCTTCGCCACGCTCTGGAATGCAGGTGCGTTGCCGGACGAGGCGGGAAAGGACCCGCGGGAGGCCGCCCGCACCGTCATTCGTCGGCTCTTCGAGCCCTGCTGA
- a CDS encoding NAD(P)H-quinone dehydrogenase produces the protein MSRIVIIGGGPAGYEAALVAAQLDADVTVVEADGAGGACVLSDCVPSKTFIASSQVVTGYRDTEEFGVHSDGLEAVTVDAPAVHTRVKRLALAQSADIHAKLVKAGVTFVAGSARLGEDTLGHTHRVIVTPTDGGAEYRIDAATVLIATGATPRQLPTAIPDGERILTWRQVYDLHELPRHLVVVGSGVTGAEFASAYLAMGIEVTLVSSRDRVMPHEDADAAMAIERVFRSRGMSILNNSRANAVRRITDGVEVELSDGRRVHGSHALIAVGSIPNTAELGLAEYGVGLARGGYVAVDRVSRTNVPGIYAAGDCTGMLPLASVAAMQGRIAMWHALGEAVRPLRLRTVAANVFTDPELATVGVSQDEVDAGKVPARQVMLPLAGNARAKMDEVPDGFVKLFCRPASGQVIGGVVVAPKASELILPITMAVENHLTVNELAQTITIYPSLSGSVTEAARQLMLHEPE, from the coding sequence GTGAGCCGGATCGTGATCATCGGCGGGGGGCCGGCCGGTTACGAGGCGGCGCTGGTCGCCGCCCAGCTGGACGCCGATGTCACCGTGGTGGAGGCAGACGGTGCCGGCGGCGCCTGTGTGCTCTCCGACTGTGTGCCATCGAAGACGTTCATCGCCAGCTCACAGGTGGTGACCGGGTATCGGGACACGGAGGAGTTCGGGGTTCACTCGGACGGGCTGGAGGCGGTCACCGTTGACGCCCCGGCGGTGCACACACGGGTCAAGCGGCTCGCACTCGCGCAGTCTGCCGACATTCACGCCAAGTTGGTCAAGGCCGGGGTGACGTTCGTCGCCGGCAGTGCCCGACTCGGTGAGGACACGCTCGGTCACACCCACCGGGTGATCGTCACCCCGACGGACGGCGGCGCGGAGTACCGGATCGACGCCGCCACCGTCCTGATCGCCACCGGGGCGACTCCGCGCCAACTCCCCACCGCGATCCCGGATGGCGAGCGCATCCTCACCTGGCGGCAGGTGTATGACCTCCACGAGCTGCCCCGGCACCTGGTCGTGGTCGGCTCCGGCGTCACCGGCGCCGAGTTCGCGAGCGCCTACCTGGCGATGGGGATCGAGGTCACCCTCGTCTCCAGCCGGGACCGGGTGATGCCGCACGAGGACGCCGACGCGGCGATGGCGATCGAGCGGGTGTTTCGCAGCCGGGGGATGAGCATCCTGAACAACTCTCGGGCCAACGCCGTTCGCCGGATCACCGACGGCGTCGAGGTCGAGCTCTCCGACGGGCGCCGGGTGCACGGTTCGCACGCGTTGATCGCGGTGGGCTCCATTCCCAACACCGCCGAACTGGGGCTGGCCGAGTACGGCGTCGGGCTGGCCCGGGGTGGGTACGTCGCGGTCGACCGGGTGTCCCGGACCAACGTGCCCGGCATCTACGCGGCCGGGGACTGCACCGGGATGCTGCCGTTGGCCAGCGTGGCCGCGATGCAGGGCCGGATCGCGATGTGGCACGCGCTCGGCGAGGCGGTTCGTCCGCTGCGGCTGCGTACGGTCGCGGCGAACGTCTTCACCGATCCGGAACTGGCCACGGTCGGTGTCTCCCAGGACGAGGTGGACGCGGGGAAGGTCCCGGCCCGGCAGGTCATGCTGCCGCTCGCCGGCAACGCCCGGGCGAAGATGGACGAGGTCCCCGATGGCTTCGTCAAACTCTTCTGCCGGCCCGCCAGCGGACAGGTGATCGGTGGCGTGGTGGTCGCTCCGAAGGCCAGCGAGCTGATCCTGCCGATCACGATGGCGGTGGAGAATCATCTGACAGTCAACGAGCTGGCTCAGACCATCACCATCTACCCCTCGCTCTCCGGCTCCGTCACCGAGGCCGCCCGACAGTTGATGCTGCACGAGCCGGAGTGA
- a CDS encoding DHA2 family efflux MFS transporter permease subunit produces MPEQGRGRWWGLLAISLGVATIIVDVTIVNVAVPAIIADLGVSSAGAQWVQEAYTLVFASLLLVVGRFADRAGRRRMFVVGVLVFVVASLLAASAGSGAELIGARVLQGLGGAMMLPTSLSLLNANFVGRERAIAFAVWGSTIGGAAALGPLLGGWLTTELSWRWAFGINLPIGVLVVVATLALVPESRDDRVERGIDLVGALLSVLGMTGVVFALIEGRTYGWWGLAKPITLFGLDWPAAISPVPVVGLAGLAALALLVTHQVRRNRLGRTALIDLSLFRIGSFRVGVTAAAIVSLGEFGLLFALPLWYQNVLGYSAFHTGLALLPLAVGSFLSSALGALLVKRWGTTRVVQLGVAAEIAGIAGLGLVVAPDTRWWAPLGLLFVYGVGVGLATAQLTGVSLREVPVRRSGQGSGVQSTARQVGSALGIAVLGTVLFAGLSGLLGARLADRSELDPTQREQVVTEVRESGGAAIAGLAADPRTAPIAEEAKAAFADATRYAAFTAAGFLLIGLIACARLPRDRPGAAEPAPTPQPAASPAGQTAEGLAAPG; encoded by the coding sequence ATGCCGGAGCAGGGACGCGGCCGCTGGTGGGGGCTGCTCGCCATCAGTCTCGGGGTCGCCACGATCATCGTCGACGTGACGATCGTCAACGTCGCCGTCCCTGCGATCATCGCTGACCTCGGCGTCAGCTCCGCCGGGGCGCAGTGGGTCCAGGAGGCGTACACCCTCGTCTTCGCCTCCCTGCTCCTGGTCGTGGGCCGCTTCGCTGATCGCGCCGGCCGACGACGAATGTTCGTCGTCGGCGTGCTGGTCTTCGTCGTCGCCAGCCTGCTCGCCGCGTCCGCCGGCTCCGGTGCCGAGCTGATCGGGGCGCGGGTGCTCCAAGGGCTCGGCGGCGCGATGATGCTGCCCACCTCACTGTCCCTGCTGAACGCGAACTTCGTCGGCCGGGAACGGGCGATCGCCTTCGCGGTCTGGGGCTCCACCATCGGCGGGGCCGCCGCGCTCGGCCCGCTGCTCGGCGGCTGGCTCACCACCGAGCTCTCCTGGCGGTGGGCCTTCGGCATCAACCTCCCGATCGGCGTGCTGGTCGTCGTCGCCACGCTCGCGCTGGTCCCCGAATCCCGCGACGACCGGGTCGAGCGCGGCATCGACCTGGTCGGCGCGTTGCTGTCGGTGCTCGGTATGACCGGCGTCGTCTTCGCCCTCATCGAGGGGCGCACGTACGGCTGGTGGGGGTTGGCGAAGCCGATCACCCTCTTCGGCCTGGACTGGCCCGCCGCGATCTCACCGGTGCCGGTCGTCGGGCTGGCCGGCCTGGCCGCCCTTGCCCTTCTGGTCACCCACCAGGTGCGCCGCAACCGGCTCGGCCGGACGGCGCTGATCGACCTGTCGCTGTTTCGGATCGGCTCCTTCCGGGTCGGCGTCACCGCCGCCGCGATCGTCAGCCTGGGCGAGTTCGGCCTCCTCTTCGCGCTCCCGCTCTGGTACCAGAACGTGCTCGGCTACAGCGCCTTCCACACCGGACTGGCGCTGCTGCCCCTCGCCGTCGGGAGCTTCCTCTCCAGCGCACTCGGAGCGCTTCTCGTCAAACGATGGGGTACCACCCGGGTGGTGCAGCTCGGCGTAGCCGCGGAGATCGCCGGTATCGCCGGACTCGGCCTCGTGGTCGCCCCCGACACGCGCTGGTGGGCTCCGCTTGGCCTGCTCTTCGTCTACGGCGTCGGCGTCGGTCTGGCCACCGCCCAGCTCACCGGGGTGTCGCTGCGAGAGGTGCCGGTCCGGCGCAGCGGCCAGGGGTCCGGGGTGCAGAGCACCGCGCGGCAGGTCGGCTCCGCCCTCGGCATCGCCGTGCTCGGCACGGTCCTCTTCGCCGGGCTCAGCGGGCTCCTCGGCGCGCGGCTCGCTGATCGGTCCGAGCTCGATCCCACCCAGCGCGAACAGGTGGTGACCGAGGTCCGGGAGAGTGGCGGAGCGGCGATCGCCGGGCTCGCCGCCGACCCCCGCACCGCGCCGATCGCCGAGGAGGCGAAGGCCGCCTTCGCCGACGCCACCCGGTACGCCGCCTTCACCGCCGCCGGCTTCCTGCTCATCGGGCTGATCGCCTGCGCCCGACTGCCCCGGGACCGCCCCGGGGCAGCGGAGCCGGCGCCGACGCCACAGCCGGCGGCCAGCCCCGCCGGTCAGACCGCGGAGGGGCTGGCCGCACCGGGGTGA
- a CDS encoding ABC transporter ATP-binding protein gives MLIQLLRTYLRPYHRPLAAVVVLQFVGTIASLYLPSLNADIIDLGVARGDTGFIVRTGAWMLVVSLVQIVCSIAAVYLGARTAMAYGRDVRAALFAHVNSFSAREVAHFGAPSLITRNTNDVQQVQMLVLMSCTMLVAAPIMSVGGVVMALREDLGLSWLLLVSVPVLALGLGQVIRRMVPGFRLMQTRIDAVNRVLREQISGIRVVRAFVREPYETRRFAAANTDLTATALHTGRLAALVFPIVMLVLNVSSVAVLWFGAGRVDAGAIEVGSLTAFLQYLMQILMAVMMATFMLMMVPRAAVCAERIGEVLATETSVTPPPEPVTAPPGRAEVELRTVRFQYPGAAEPVLRDVSFRVTPGTTTAIIGSTGAGKSTLLALISRLIDVTSGAVLVDGVNVRELAPEALWQRIGLVPQRPYLFTGTIASNLRHGNPDATEAELWAALEVAQARDFVAAMPDGLDAPVAQGGTNLSGGQRQRLAIARALVRRPEIYLFDDSFSALDLGTDARLRAALRPVTADAAVVVVAQRVATVADADRIVVLENGGVVGIGQHAELLTTCPTYAEIVASQQSTGVTA, from the coding sequence TTGCTGATCCAACTGCTCCGCACCTACCTACGCCCTTACCACCGCCCGCTGGCGGCCGTGGTCGTCCTCCAGTTCGTCGGCACCATCGCCTCGCTCTACCTGCCGAGCCTCAACGCCGACATCATCGACCTTGGGGTGGCCCGCGGCGACACCGGCTTCATCGTGCGCACCGGGGCCTGGATGCTCGTCGTCAGCCTGGTGCAGATCGTCTGCTCGATCGCCGCCGTCTACCTGGGCGCCCGCACCGCGATGGCGTACGGCCGGGATGTCCGCGCGGCGCTCTTCGCCCACGTCAACAGCTTCTCCGCGCGGGAGGTCGCCCACTTCGGCGCACCATCACTGATCACTCGCAACACCAACGACGTGCAGCAGGTGCAGATGCTGGTGCTGATGAGCTGCACGATGCTGGTCGCCGCGCCGATCATGAGCGTCGGCGGGGTGGTGATGGCGCTCCGCGAAGACCTCGGGCTCTCCTGGCTGCTGCTGGTCAGCGTCCCAGTCCTGGCCCTCGGCCTGGGCCAGGTGATCCGGCGGATGGTGCCCGGATTCCGACTCATGCAGACCCGCATCGACGCGGTTAACCGGGTTCTCCGCGAGCAGATCAGTGGCATCCGCGTGGTCCGGGCGTTCGTTCGGGAACCGTACGAGACCCGCCGCTTCGCCGCCGCCAACACCGACCTGACCGCGACCGCCCTACACACCGGCCGACTGGCAGCACTGGTCTTCCCGATCGTGATGCTGGTCCTCAACGTCTCCAGCGTCGCGGTGCTCTGGTTCGGGGCCGGACGGGTGGACGCCGGCGCCATCGAGGTCGGCTCCCTCACCGCCTTCCTCCAGTACCTGATGCAGATCCTGATGGCGGTCATGATGGCCACGTTCATGCTGATGATGGTGCCGAGGGCGGCGGTTTGCGCCGAGCGCATCGGCGAGGTGCTGGCGACCGAGACCTCGGTCACGCCCCCACCGGAGCCGGTCACCGCACCGCCCGGCCGAGCTGAGGTGGAGCTGCGCACGGTGCGGTTCCAGTACCCGGGCGCGGCCGAACCGGTGCTGCGGGACGTGTCGTTCCGGGTGACCCCGGGCACGACCACCGCGATCATCGGCAGCACCGGCGCCGGCAAGAGCACCCTGCTCGCCCTGATCTCACGGTTGATCGACGTTACCTCCGGTGCGGTGCTGGTGGACGGGGTCAATGTCCGGGAGCTCGCACCGGAGGCGCTGTGGCAGCGAATCGGGCTGGTGCCACAGCGCCCGTACCTGTTCACCGGCACGATCGCCAGCAACCTGCGACACGGCAACCCGGACGCGACCGAGGCCGAGCTGTGGGCGGCGCTGGAGGTGGCACAGGCACGCGACTTCGTCGCGGCGATGCCGGACGGGCTGGACGCACCCGTAGCGCAGGGTGGCACCAACCTCTCCGGCGGGCAGCGGCAGCGGCTGGCCATCGCCCGGGCGCTGGTGCGCCGACCAGAGATTTACCTCTTCGACGACTCCTTCTCCGCCCTTGACCTCGGTACCGACGCGCGGCTGCGGGCGGCACTGCGCCCAGTCACCGCCGACGCGGCGGTGGTGGTCGTGGCGCAGCGGGTCGCCACCGTGGCAGACGCCGACCGGATCGTGGTGCTGGAGAACGGGGGCGTCGTGGGGATCGGCCAGCACGCCGAGCTACTGACGACCTGCCCCACGTACGCGGAGATCGTCGCATCACAGCAGAGCACGGGGGTGACGGCATGA
- a CDS encoding GNAT family N-acetyltransferase, protein MPQVEIEIRPYTNDDWDAIARIHDAARRDELRGSAGLEAFLTLAQTAEEEGLFDGHLWVAEVGGSVAGFVALDDDEVTWLYVDPQRYRQGIGRALLGHAVAAAGPRVEVTVLDGNPAAEALYASEGFTVTQTRTGPLVGNEAFTATGHIMHLDKSDGSRPLVLGT, encoded by the coding sequence ATGCCGCAGGTGGAGATCGAGATTCGGCCCTACACCAACGACGACTGGGATGCGATCGCGCGCATTCACGACGCCGCGCGACGTGACGAGTTACGCGGATCTGCCGGGCTCGAGGCTTTCCTGACCCTTGCGCAGACCGCCGAGGAAGAAGGGCTTTTCGACGGGCATCTATGGGTGGCGGAGGTCGGTGGCAGCGTAGCCGGCTTCGTCGCACTCGACGACGACGAAGTAACCTGGCTGTACGTCGACCCGCAACGCTACCGGCAGGGAATCGGCAGGGCGCTGCTGGGTCACGCGGTCGCCGCCGCCGGGCCCCGGGTCGAGGTCACCGTGCTCGACGGTAACCCGGCCGCCGAGGCGCTCTACGCCAGCGAGGGGTTCACCGTCACGCAGACCCGGACCGGCCCGCTGGTCGGCAACGAGGCGTTCACTGCCACGGGTCACATCATGCACCTCGACAAGTCCGACGGGAGTCGCCCCTTGGTCCTGGGCACTTGA